In Synechococcus sp. RS9909, one genomic interval encodes:
- a CDS encoding YciI family protein: MPFFIKHETFTPATAALSVAQRRRHLEAHRDWVEQQRTLGSILSSGFLVDGAGQPGGGGLLVLEAESYAQALALVQQDPMVARGLVNWTLQQWRPVAGLPLIDAPSPAPDRPD, translated from the coding sequence GTGCCCTTCTTCATCAAACATGAGACGTTCACGCCTGCCACGGCGGCCTTGTCCGTGGCTCAGCGTCGTCGTCACCTGGAGGCCCATCGCGATTGGGTGGAGCAGCAGCGGACCTTGGGATCGATTCTCTCCAGTGGCTTCCTTGTCGATGGCGCGGGCCAACCCGGCGGCGGCGGGCTGCTGGTGCTGGAGGCCGAGAGTTATGCCCAGGCCCTGGCGCTGGTGCAGCAGGATCCGATGGTGGCCCGTGGCCTGGTGAATTGGACTCTGCAGCAGTGGCGGCCGGTGGCGGGGCTGCCGCTCATTGACGCCCCGTCTCCAGCTCCAGACCGGCCCGACTGA